In Miscanthus floridulus cultivar M001 chromosome 19, ASM1932011v1, whole genome shotgun sequence, the DNA window ATCTAAATCCTACTCGGTTACCCTACTCGGTACAACGAACCAAGGGGAAAAATGTCGAAGTTCCAAAAACGACCCGCCCCCCATGGCACAACGGCCACAGGAGTAACAAATCACGAAAAAAGCCTTTATaggagtgtctcactcctccgaaggcttgggggctactgtcggatatctATACCCGGGTATCCTAGCCAAAGGATTAATAAGCGTCACGTCGCCTCATCCGATGGTTAAAGATGCAACTATGGCCTTGTTCGACTCCGAGGGCGAGGTTTTTGCCTTGTCCGACCCCTAGGGGCCGGACCACACCTCATCCAACTCTGAGGACGAGGTTTCCACCTTGTCCAACCCTTGAGGGTCGGATCTGCTACCGGACGAAAGCAGTGGTCCTAGGGGTAGGACccgaaccgcttcaaccactatggCATGGAGGCGCATGCCTAGGGTAAGTCTCGAACACGTCTTGATGCGACTGGCGATCGCATcaggccatgctgggagactcacATCATCCACAGTGATGGACACACGGTCACTATGCTACCCACTCCCTGTGCGGCCGCTGAGCAGTATGCTGGTCAACCATGCTGTTCATCGAGGCAGGGTGGGACGTTACGACTCGCTGACAATGCCAGGGCATGGCATTGTTAGAGGATAGGCGACcggcgtggagctatccctgtcaccGCCTACTATGCCAGCAGGGCCCGTACGAACAAAAAGGAAGGCCCGGCGACCCTGAAGATTTCCTTGGCCTCGctcgaccctcgagggttggcttCACCTTGGCTATCTGCCAAGGATTGGTTCCGTCTTgtccgacccccaagggttggctccaccttgcccgatgtctaagggctagCTTTGCCTCACCCAACATCCGAGGGACGTCTCCGCcatgcccgatgtccgagggatGGCTTTGCTTCGATTGACTCCCGAGGGGAGCGGTCACATCTCGGCATGACCCGTCCCCACGACATGTCATTCCGCGGAGCTCATATCGCTCACAGTGACGGACGTGTGGTCACTGTGCCACtaactccctgcctgaccaccgtACAACGTCAGTCAACCAGcgtcagttgactggcactgtaccgcTAGCCCCCCGCATGGTTTCTGTCAGGGGACCCTCTGACCATTCCATCCGCTCGGATAGGACGGAAGGCAAAAATGGCGTGCAACGCCCGCACGTAAGCTGCAGCAGCCAACAGGACCTCGGTACGATGCCACTTCCACCACGATCTACAAGGTCAGTGGGACCCACGCGAAGAGAAGGATGGTGCATCTCCGGGAGCCTTATTGCTCTTTCTTTTTTCCCTGTTCCCTTCggttgtaacccatgctttcccttgacctataaaagggaaagcatgaCGTCTCACTAAGGGGATCGACTCATTGCAGATCGATTCATCACACATCACACCGCATTACACCAAAGACttgggagctcctccctctctGGCCAatttgtaaacccctactacaaactcggtgctagtaacacgagcagctcgaaactggacgtagggacattcagcccgaaccagtataatccttgtgttctCTTAGCATGCCATCCGGGTTCAGACActcaatatacaaatttactagccggtgcttactcgaaacaccgacaacaatTTATATCGAAGGTTGAGGCAATAAAAAAATAGCAATCCAGTACACACGTAAATAATAATATTAAACTACAAAAAATTATACACCAGAGATCTTCCATTTATTGATTCATCGTCTCTTAGTTTATTACTtttcttccatctaataaaattaTACACGTGCATTATTGCAACGAGAACAAAATAATACCGAAAAGGCCGGTGAGGACAAGAAAAATGCATCAGAGATCTTCCTTTATCCTCTTTCTCACTGTAACCAGGTCCCTTGGAAAGATGTGTAAGGAGGCCTGGGCTCTCTCTAAGGACAACACAAAATCATGCAAGTCGATAGCTAGCATAGCATTTCTTCAACTCTCACTTGTTTGTAATCCCTACTGCAAACTTTGAGTTATTGAGCTCAACAACACGAGTAAAAACACTAGATTGGACACAGGACACGTTGCCTCGGCCAGTATAATCCTGAGTCTTTGAGCACACTAGCGATCCGAAGTCATACACTGGGCAACAAATTCACAAGTCGATGTCACAAAACATCGACACTATGTTTTGCCCCAATTGACAAGCTTTTGTGATTTAGGGTTGCTAAAGCTGTTACAAGTATGGTGCCCCCATACTAGTTGGCTGCCTTTTTTTTGGGTTGCTTTAATCATTATGACTATAGTTTGTCGTCCCCCTAAACCCAAATTGACATGTTGTTTTCTTTATTTTGTGTCCGGAACCATGTTTATGTTTTGCTGCTCTattctatttttttttgtttaggaTTGATTCAAGGTTTATGATTATATTTGTCCTCCTTGATCATGTGTGTTTTTATTTGTGCATACTGGTTAGGTTCCTTCAAATGTACCAATTTGGGTTGGAACATATATTATGGTTAGGATTACGACATCCTTACTAATTAGGGGTAGTAACTGGACTACTACTTTTATTAGGGCTATTGATTAGGGTTTCAACATTTACATTGATGGAGGTTATGGATTTCCTACTGTAGGatcggttttctatttttttagagTTGTCAAACTCGTGTCTCATTTACTCATGCATTTTTATTAGTATATTATTAGAACAACTCGAAGAGTCTCTCTATATTCTTCATAATTGTTAGGAAAagagattttgatgaaaaatATCCTgcgacaacttttttatttggttAGCCAAATACAACCATTATGTATTACGAATTTTTCGCTTGCCAAAGATAGATAGTGAAAATAACTCTCTACAGTGTACACAAGATATAAAACAGCTATTGAAGAGTGGAGACATATAGAAAACGATCTTTATGCAGATGACACTCTAAATGTGGATATAGAGAGTGAATTTTAGAAAGACTCTAGAAGATGCTATTAGTATCAAAATCCCTTCTTGTTGTTTGTTTACAGTTTCCACCATCCACCCTCAAATTTCATGTTTTTGGTTGATTTATGTGAATTTTATTTTACATTATATGTTCATTTTTATTTGCCATTACTCATTAAGTTTAGTGCACGTTGTTATTATTTTTATGCGGCCGGATGCACAACCAAGCCTGATAGTCATAATTGCTACGTGCCGCAGGCTTCTTATTAGGGCAGTCCCGGGTCATTGCGCCATGAAACTATTCTTCCCGGACTTTTTTTTCCTAATGTCGGGATAAAAAGTTGACCAATCATTCATCACGTTCCTCTCTCCTCTTTGGATCCTTTCTGCAGACCACACGGCGGTACCGAGTCTTCGGAGACTAGGACAACGCACGCGCGGGCCTAGCTCGATGCCGCAGATGCTTGCCCACCAAGAGAAGAGCTCCGCGACACTAGCCTGCCAGCAGAAGAGATCGGGCGAGCGCGGCAGCCGGCGCGTGCGGACGAGCGCGGCAGCCATGGCGGGGGCGTAGCAGCGGGCGAGCACAGCGGTCGGCGGGTGCGCGCGCGGCGGCCGGCGTGTGGATGCGCATGGCAAAGGCGGACGGCCTGGCTGGTGGCGACCGCGACCTGCGGAGGAGCCTCGGCTGCGGCAAAAGCTTGGTGGCCTGCGCACCGGATCTGGAGGAGGGCGATGGAAACCggtggtttctccccaacgcCTTTTCTCTCGTTTCTTGTTGCGTTGATTTGCGTGAGGACATCGTTCCCTGAGGAGGAAACGATTTCTTCCTTTTGCACCCTCTCTCTTCATTAACTCCTTTGTCATGTCATAATATTGCTGAGTTGTCAAGCTAATTAAAAGGGATAGAAACTACCATCAATGCTCCATTAGGACTGTCCTTAATGATCTTTATATATAGAACATGCCGTCCGGCCTGATTTGCCAATGGCCGTATGTTCTGAAAGATGCACAATCCACAAAACAAAGCAACACATCTGGCCCGTAATTAGCTTCTAATCTAATGGTTGCTAATTCAGGTGTTTCTGCCAATTGAAACACTCGATTATTGCTGTGCTATTTTCGGTTGTTTTTCACGGCTTCAATTACCGGTTGTTGTCATGTACGTTTTTTTTTCTGGATCGAACATTTTGctcgtttttcattaagaggaaactTTGCAATGTGCTAAAAACGAATAATGAAGTACAAAATAACCAGCCCGTTCATAAATGTTTATTTCAGCACTGTATAATTAAAATAACAAATATACAACTTGGTTAATTAAAAAGCAAAAATACAAATGAAGGAATTATAATTCGATTACAATCGATCCACAAGAAGTTTTAttcatttatttataaattgaaTTGCATCTACCTCTCCATGCATATACATATCACCAGTTGATCTTACTGCAGCTGAGTCTCACCTCCACCTGCATCTCTGGTGGCGGTGGTATTTTGCCCATCTTCACCATTGCCCTGGCGAAATCCTTGGCGAACGCCTCGCCGTCCGTGCTATACATTTCCACCAGATGGTCCAGCAGTCCACCGCAGCCGTAGAGCGCCTGGTCGGAGGTGAGGAGGCCGCGGCGAGCCACAAGGTCCCGGTAGTACGCGTTGTCGAACCTCATCGGGGTCTGCTCGTCGAACGGCGCCGGCGCGTCATAAGCGGACTGGCACGTCTGCCGGCGCAGCTCCGCAAACGAGGGATCGATGTCGGCGCCGCCCTCGCCGTTGTAGCCGTAGACTCGGTTCCTGTAGTGGTGGCACCGCGCCGTGCCGATGGTGTGCGCGCCGGATAGCGCTGCCATGTCGCGTGCGTCGAGGTCGTACTGCTTGAACAGGTCAATGAGCTCGGCGAGGGTGGAGTTCGGGGCTGGGAGGCCGTATTCGGCACCGGTCCTGTTGGCGCCGCGCGAGTCCTTGCGCCCGAGCTGCACTTTCCAGGTCGGGCCCCCGAGCAGGGCGACGGCGTCGCGGGAGGCGAGCGCGAGGATGTCGGCGCAGGAGACCGTGGCCGGGCAGGCACGCTCGGCGTAGGACTTGATCTCGTCGATCACGTCGAAGCCCCGGAGCGAGTTGGCGTTGGGCGTGGCGTCCTTCTCGCTCTCGGAGAAGGGCGCCCCGTCCAGGAGGACGGAGCCGTCGCATCCCTGCCGTGTCAATATCATCGTTCGTGCAAAAACTTTAAGACACAATGCAGAAACAAGTAAGATTAGATTAGGCAGAAAGATCGGTGAAATTGGGGCGTACGTCGACGAAGCAGTCATGGAAGAAGAGGCGGAGCACAGCGGGCGCCATCGACTGGTCGGCGTCGACCCTGGACGCCATCACGGAGTGCACGATCTGCTGCAAGTCGGGGCACGTCTTGTCGTAGTAGCCGACCTTTAGATGGTCGCCGTTGGCCGTGCACGCGAGAAGAATCGAGAGGATCAGGGGAACCAGCCATGAACAGGTCCTGGAAGGCGACATGGCTGTCGATCAAGGTGGTGTGCCGACGATCGAGGTCGTCCCGGCGTCCGACGTACGGTGTTGTTTTCTAGTAGTGCGTAGTGAAGCAATGGATATGAACAGAAGCAAGAGAGGATGGAGAGCTTGAGGCTTGAGCTGATGAGTGGGAAATGAGCATGACGAAGCGTGCTTATATACAGCTTGCTAGCGCGGCCGGGTATGGTGTCGTGTCTCCGCTCCGCGGCAGCCCGGCTTCTCCGAACGTGCGCTTACTTGCTTCCGCTTGTACGCGTGAGCACGCGCGATCGTGTGGCTGGTGTTGCCACTTCCTCTGGTCTGCaccgccatgcatgcatgctcgtGCTTCATGGCGACGAAGTCAACATGAAAGGACCAAGGTACTTGTTGGCTCTAGCTTATGACGAGGAACAGGTACTAGACGTACGTGCTACTTGCGGATTCTTTTTATTGATTTACCTAAAATAAAATAATCTTACAATGTACGTCGATAAAACCGGTCGAAATGCTGGCCGGGTTTGGAACGATCGATTGAGACGTACAAAACGTACACCAATGACATCACCCGAAATAAGGGTtccatatcttttttttttgtcttataAAAGAATAGGACCAAAAGAGAACTATTTCTACAAATGAGTCTACAGGAGAGATGATACtcatatttaggttgtgcctcTGCTGCAACCCAAAATAGGTTTGAATATAGATACTCTTTTGGAGGTCGATACCATACCATCTAAGACCCATTTTAAGTTTGGTGCACATATGAGTAatctgttggagacagtctaatatCGGAAGGTGGTCCATTGGTTCTGGTCGGATCCGATTGTTTAGCTGGACCTAATCGTGCGCTGACTTCTCATATCATAGAGTAGTATGACCGTGTCAACTGTAATATACAATTAGCTGTGCAAGGATTAACGCATGCCTGTTTCTCCTTGGATGAACGTCGAATAACCTACTCCCACTATTATAAGCCAACCAATCACTGTTGGACCATCACTACCGAGTGTGATAGAGCCTATAATAATTTTGCTTTACCGCCGTGTAATAAGTCAAGGATCCGAACAATGATTGGAAATCCTATTAACCAGGCAGTAACATATCATTGTAAGTTAGAGCCACCGGGTGCTAGAGATAGTTGGGATATCATTGTTGGTCCAGGCCATCACCTGGTAGTGATATATCACTACTGGTTTGTGGCTTGACACGACAGCGACATAACAACATCTAAGTTGTGGGTTAACCCGATAGTGTTTGGAGCCGTTAGATCCACCTACCTAGCCCAATTACTTGCTTCTCCAACATCGGATCCACCTATCACCATTGCTTCTAGTTATAAAACATGCGTGCAGATGCAACAGATCTCATGCTCACAGACAAATGAGGTCACATGCCGCATGTAGCCCCAAACCAGTCTAGTATGTTACACTAGCTCATTGTATTCTCATTATATATGCTCTCTGTGATAGAAAACCCTTTACATACACATAGGCCTCCTTTGGAACGTaggaatttcataggaatcaTTTCATTTTCATAGGAAAAACACAAGAAACAGAAAACTTTCCTGGGATCCAAAGGGGTCCTACATTCGTAGTGAAGATTGTGGTGGTACTAGAAGAATATCCATGAAAATAGAGCCACGCCAAAGCTAAGGCATGTTGGGAGCAATGCTAGCTTGATCCGGTTTGCTATTGGTCTGAGTTGAGCCAAAGGCATTGGTTCATCAAGGCTCCTAGCCAAAGTAACTCCGCCAATCCGCCATGCTCTTACACATCTAAGACCCCACTCGGATGCTAGAAAACTATTCATGAGGTTGTTAATATATAATGTGTATGAAAACTTCAACACTAACATTGACATAGTTGTGAAAAAGGCTATACCCCTTCTGAAAGAGGACTTTGTTATCGTAATGTTATTTTATCTTAAGGTCATTGTTATCATATATTTTATGTACCCTAAAAACATTCTTTGCATGCAAAAAACAAAGTATATTTTGTTGTTCGGGAGTTTTAGAAAATTTTGGAATGGACCCACAAATATCAAAGGGATTCAAAGCTTTCTTGACCATGTGCAGTGGTGGACCTAGAAATTTACTATAGGTATGCCGCAAAAAATTCTTATACAATTCGGTAAAACCATATTATAATTCGGTAAAACCACATACATTAAATGGCATGGTAAACCTTAAATTCAAAGATTAAGCTAGAAACTACAACAAATCTTGATAAAAATCATGTTTCTGTTAGAAAACTCACAAGTCACAGGATATGAAGGTTGATGGACTGACGCTAATTATTGGTGTGTTGAACGAACTCACGAACGGAAATTCAAACAAAtcactaataaataaataaataaataaaaagtatGTAGGACTGTAGGAACGCAAGTTTTTTTTAATTAGAAAATAAATCTCTACAAGTCTACAACTGGAAGCCGTCTGGTGTCTACCCTCTGCCGTGGCGGTGTGGCCATCATCGTCGCTCGTCGGGCACTCGGCCCTAGCGCCCCAGCTCGCCGCGGAGCCACGGCAAGGAGCGGCTAGTCCGCTCGGTAGTCGACGCCGCGACGCGAGCGTGAGGACGGAGAGGTTGGAGGACCGAGGACCCTGTGCCGAAGCAACCAAGCTCCATCTCCGTGTGAGGTGAGGCGCGATTCCGTGGCCAGGCCACCGCCGCGCCGCGCGTGCCGGCTTGCCGCATGGGGTAGGTTTCGTGTGCGTTCTCGAATGACTCGATTTGATGTCTCCACTTCGTTGGACTTGGAACGTCGTGTGCGCGAGGCGGTGTTTACACCGTGCGTGTGCGCAGCGCAAAAGCTAACCGAGAGACAGACGtcagttattttttttatatagaaAATTTCTATTATGGGTCACTGACTGCTGGACCACAGGGTATGCCATGGCCCATGCGGCATACACTGTGGGTCCGCCCCACAATGCGGGGTTCTATAGGCGTTTCATAAAAGATTTCTTACAGATGCCTTTTATTTACGGAAGGAAACACTTATTATCTCAGCTCCAATGAACCTACACCTTGACTGGACGCTGCCTTTTGAAATCCAGTGTGATGCAAGCAATTTTGTAGTTGGGTCCATTCTTGGCCAAACTAAAGACAAACAACATGATGCAAATTtatatgctagcaaaactttgacaTGATCACAACTTGATTATGATACAATTGAAAAAGAACTTctggttgtttttgctattgataaattTTTGGTCTTAGTAGGAGCAAAAGTAATTGCATGTACTGATCTTGTTGCTTTAGGCTGTGCACATGGACAATGGAGGATATAGGGAGGACCGGAACTCTCCACAGTGCATGGCACTGAGAGAGCACCAAATGCTAAGGTGTGTAATGGGAACggagatcccgatcttccatcatgTGAAGGTAACTAtgattgtggcggagaatgacacaccgatccagcttcagatcgaaagatcgaaccctgcaatcttagcaccacagctcctctggttatcaaccaagtcacggaccaggttgacctcaccaagaaggctaatccctgcctgcgcaacgaagaacacaagcaagaacaagaaagaacgcaaccaaattgcagatgaaagattaatctcacgagttggggtctcacaaaccgaagaacagcaaaactgtttcttaacagaataatctaagcaaaaccccaaaacctaatgacgacggcgacatatgattataaaggtcttagggtcgtcgcctaccctggacacgccccctaatgggcccaaacacgatacacggtccaacggaccaaaagaaggtgtcacagcacccaggcagattctggacgctgacttgtttcgacgattcccattgattccgaagagcttttgacgtgaaaccacttggattggttttcttatcaaattatctttccatccatatatggatcatcgaaaacggagtttggATACGTCCTAGGCATCCGTTTTATTGTAGACTGATCtagacggccgaggcagactcgaactcggattggactgggcctctcgCTTGGCttagacgtccttgctggcctcctaaggtggtggccaaggaggaggacgtccaaggccatctcttaggtgttctccatcttcttggggcgtgctccaacttgggcctggtcccaaggatgtctaacaagctcatgacgacagtgtagctcccgccagaagtaGTGACAAAATATATtgctgatttggaggccttgccgatgtgatattgagatggaaccagatctatttgaaagcttatcaaacaagctttccatcaagtgctcattgacctcgatcgcactccggatggatgagttatggccttcccagtgaggcactgtcgggctgccgacgaaccaaaagttcaactttgatgaacttccattatgaaacacatttaaaCCTACAattaaatagtgacatgtacatgtggaaccaagtgaattataaccaaagccactatgcaaatgtaggaacgagcacaccttataatcattgttcatatccgaaggtgccatgtcctcgtcatcctccccttcttgacaacaaatcgtcctcggtttgagcttagctggtggacaagttgtcgatagtagccaacattgctccccttcttaaaatttaacatgtttctttataacaaaactaggggaacttgacatgataagattatagcaattgcaatcctttggttgatcatacttttgcacaatataaggagatttcatatttgaacaaatatagacacgatgcaccatatactctcctttacaattatattttctaataaaataatatgtatgtctagagaaccatggcaaatcagcatatgcataaagtttctcctctaaagaactaagattacacggaacatcaaatttaatgtaacccaaagtatttaaagaagacaacaatttcagctcatcaacttcactagcattatgaataacaagtctattttcagcacaagtgctcattttcagctcATATATAGCGTGAtgattcttcaatgattgcatgggtataacataaatatcatcatgcaagtcatcttcgtcataagaaacgtcaagcaaatcatcttgtgacaaaggtaaatcaagcgaatgctccactaaaatttgctctatcatagcatgattggtggaaaaattcagcacatcaagagaactctcaccttctgtgagtttagcatcatgggcattacctttgatctcatgttcagcaggggtaatagttgatggttctgactTTTCA includes these proteins:
- the LOC136529897 gene encoding peroxidase P7-like, which gives rise to MSPSRTCSWLVPLILSILLACTANGDHLKVGYYDKTCPDLQQIVHSVMASRVDADQSMAPAVLRLFFHDCFVDGCDGSVLLDGAPFSESEKDATPNANSLRGFDVIDEIKSYAERACPATVSCADILALASRDAVALLGGPTWKVQLGRKDSRGANRTGAEYGLPAPNSTLAELIDLFKQYDLDARDMAALSGAHTIGTARCHHYRNRVYGYNGEGGADIDPSFAELRRQTCQSAYDAPAPFDEQTPMRFDNAYYRDLVARRGLLTSDQALYGCGGLLDHLVEMYSTDGEAFAKDFARAMVKMGKIPPPPEMQVEVRLSCSKINW